Proteins from one Xenorhabdus griffiniae genomic window:
- the yeiP gene encoding elongation factor P-like protein YeiP has translation MAKANEIKRGAAISYNGKLLLVKDIDIQSPSARGASTLYKMRFTDIRTGQKVEERFKGDDILETITLTRRSVSFSYIDGDEYIFMDDEDFTPYHFKKDQIEEELLFIPEEGLPGMQVLTMDGQLLALELPQTVDMVIEETSPGIKGASASARTKPAKMSTGLTIQVPEYLSSGEKIRIHIAERRYMGRCD, from the coding sequence ATGGCTAAAGCCAATGAAATTAAGCGCGGCGCTGCAATCAGCTACAATGGAAAGCTATTATTAGTTAAAGACATCGATATTCAATCACCTAGCGCACGCGGTGCCAGCACGCTATATAAGATGCGTTTTACTGATATTCGTACTGGTCAAAAAGTGGAAGAACGTTTCAAAGGTGATGACATTCTTGAAACCATCACATTGACCCGCCGTAGTGTCAGTTTTTCTTATATTGATGGTGATGAATATATCTTTATGGATGACGAAGATTTCACCCCTTATCACTTCAAAAAAGATCAAATCGAAGAAGAACTGTTATTTATTCCCGAAGAAGGTCTGCCAGGAATGCAGGTCCTGACAATGGACGGGCAATTGTTAGCACTTGAATTGCCCCAAACTGTTGATATGGTCATTGAGGAGACATCACCAGGTATTAAGGGGGCATCAGCGAGTGCTCGCACTAAACCGGCTAAAATGAGTACAGGATTGACTATTCAAGTTCCTGAATATTTGAGTTCTGGTGAAAAAATCCGCATTCATATTGCAGAGCGTCGCTATATGGGACGTTGTGACTAA
- a CDS encoding type 1 fimbrial protein, whose amino-acid sequence MKNYLKLLMSCLLVSWLSYGYAESNGGIIRFSGAIVDPGCQVVISNTQANISCYRLGKNLTVKHIISTHKTKGDVMLPGNIGVSRVKWTDNQKRVAIVNVDYF is encoded by the coding sequence ATGAAAAATTATCTTAAGCTGTTAATGAGTTGTTTATTGGTTTCATGGCTTTCTTATGGATATGCCGAATCTAACGGAGGAATCATTCGGTTTTCAGGTGCGATTGTTGATCCAGGATGTCAAGTTGTTATATCAAACACTCAAGCCAATATCTCTTGCTATCGATTAGGTAAAAATCTCACTGTTAAACACATCATTTCAACTCACAAAACGAAAGGCGATGTCATGCTTCCTGGTAACATCGGTGTTTCCAGAGTGAAGTGGACTGACAATCAGAAACGTGTGGCAATTGTTAATGTGGATTACTTCTAA
- a CDS encoding type 1 fimbrial protein, giving the protein MLMLLMLRKMTTFLFVSLSYYPVMANSPSSSSSGTIYFHGVIVESPCQLSWDKKHTEMVCWYIGKQLTKEKRLEYQKDSKSPLSMEKHIGTEEIKWVGKNKELGIVTITYH; this is encoded by the coding sequence ATGCTTATGTTGCTAATGTTACGAAAAATGACAACTTTTTTGTTCGTGTCTTTATCTTATTATCCTGTAATGGCGAATTCTCCATCATCCTCCAGTTCTGGCACTATTTACTTCCATGGTGTTATCGTTGAGTCCCCGTGCCAACTGAGTTGGGATAAAAAGCATACTGAAATGGTCTGTTGGTATATTGGTAAACAGTTAACTAAAGAAAAAAGATTAGAATATCAAAAGGATAGTAAATCTCCATTATCTATGGAAAAACATATTGGAACAGAAGAAATAAAATGGGTCGGAAAAAATAAGGAATTGGGTATTGTTACTATAACTTATCATTAA
- a CDS encoding phosphatase PAP2 family protein codes for MTRSHPFAIFILNILGIALFLSWYLPENHGFWFHIDSTIFYFFNEKLLPDSKFSLFVAIANVRAFDVISLLCMGLLYYSAFRKQDYTGKRRLFMIGLVMLISAIIINQIGHQIPVSRPSPTLTFENVNRINEMTSWHTKDSSKDSFPGDHGLMLLIFSSFILRYISRSAFCIALLIMVAFALPRVMAGAHWFTDIAVGSLSLTLIGMSWILLTPLSDMMATWLDKKLPHIRRDN; via the coding sequence ATGACTCGCAGTCACCCGTTCGCTATATTTATTCTCAATATCCTTGGTATTGCTCTGTTCCTCTCATGGTACTTGCCTGAGAATCACGGTTTTTGGTTCCACATTGATTCTACTATTTTTTATTTTTTCAATGAAAAATTATTACCCGATTCGAAATTTTCCCTATTTGTCGCTATCGCGAATGTCAGGGCATTCGATGTCATATCACTTTTATGCATGGGCTTACTTTATTACAGCGCGTTTCGCAAACAAGACTACACCGGCAAGCGCCGACTTTTCATGATTGGGCTAGTGATGCTGATCTCTGCCATTATCATTAATCAAATAGGCCATCAAATCCCCGTCAGCCGTCCAAGTCCAACGCTGACATTTGAAAATGTTAATCGCATCAACGAAATGACCAGTTGGCATACAAAAGACTCCTCTAAAGACAGTTTCCCTGGTGATCACGGATTAATGCTCTTAATTTTCAGCAGCTTCATTCTGCGTTATATTTCCCGCAGTGCATTCTGCATTGCTCTACTGATTATGGTTGCTTTTGCTCTTCCCCGTGTTATGGCAGGTGCTCACTGGTTTACAGATATTGCAGTAGGCTCTTTATCTTTAACGTTGATCGGCATGAGCTGGATATTGCTCACCCCATTAAGTGATATGATGGCAACATGGCTAGACAAAAAATTACCGCATATTAGACGCGATAATTAA
- the mepS gene encoding bifunctional murein DD-endopeptidase/murein LD-carboxypeptidase, whose translation MVKSKPTLRYILRLIPAIIAAAALTACSSPDSNLRNKQTETHAVNTGKHYLLQASQDEFETLVNKLDIKSKILNQYADWKGVAYRLGGNTKRGIDCSAFVQRTFHDQFGMELPRSTLEQQNIGQTVSRSKLRAGDLVLFKTGVRRRHVGIYIGNNQFVHASTSNGVIVSKLTDTYWSKRYYGARRVLSDNIKTSV comes from the coding sequence ATGGTTAAATCTAAACCAACACTGAGATACATCTTGCGGCTGATACCCGCAATCATAGCGGCAGCAGCACTGACCGCATGTAGTTCACCAGATTCTAACCTACGCAATAAACAAACTGAGACGCATGCAGTAAACACTGGAAAACATTATTTACTGCAAGCATCTCAGGATGAATTTGAAACTCTGGTCAACAAGTTAGATATTAAGTCTAAAATACTCAATCAATACGCTGACTGGAAAGGTGTAGCCTATCGGCTAGGTGGAAACACCAAACGCGGTATCGATTGTTCCGCTTTTGTGCAACGTACTTTTCATGATCAATTTGGTATGGAGTTACCACGTTCCACATTAGAACAACAAAATATAGGGCAAACCGTGAGTCGCTCTAAATTACGGGCTGGTGACTTGGTACTGTTTAAGACAGGAGTTCGTAGGCGCCATGTCGGTATCTACATCGGCAATAATCAATTTGTCCATGCTTCAACCAGTAATGGGGTTATCGTTTCCAAATTGACCGATACTTACTGGAGTAAACGCTACTATGGAGCCAGACGAGTGTTATCAGATAACATAAAAACCTCGGTTTGA
- a CDS encoding YejG family protein encodes MNNIQLSVVHRLPQSYRWSTGFVGTKVEILPAEETDLGNSLMGLKLLSHEGEKAREILHVINQSIADMQIPSAVIEWEGEPCLFFAKEDESAVICRLKTLGAAIAENITALYPL; translated from the coding sequence GTGAATAATATCCAACTTTCGGTAGTACACAGACTGCCGCAAAGTTATCGGTGGTCAACTGGCTTCGTTGGTACAAAAGTTGAGATTTTACCAGCAGAAGAGACAGATTTAGGAAATAGCCTAATGGGGCTGAAATTATTAAGCCATGAGGGTGAAAAAGCACGGGAAATTTTGCATGTTATTAATCAGTCTATTGCTGATATGCAAATACCGAGTGCTGTGATTGAGTGGGAGGGAGAACCCTGTTTGTTTTTTGCTAAGGAAGATGAGAGTGCAGTGATATGTCGTTTGAAGACGTTAGGTGCTGCAATTGCAGAAAATATAACTGCGCTGTACCCACTATGA
- a CDS encoding Bcr/CflA family multidrug efflux MFS transporter → MQQQRSSYLGLVLILGLLSMLMPLAIDMYLPSMPTIAESFGVSDGLVQMTLSSYILGFAIGQMIYGPMSDSLGRKPVILGGVIVFAISSAACALAQDIDTFISMRFLHGFSAAAAGVVINALMRDRFTKEEFSRSMSFVTLVMIIAPLLAPMLGGILMVWFNWHAIFWSIALVAVITVTLVALFIEETLPKEKRQKFNLKTTVRQFVMLFRQRQVLCYILASGFSFAGMFSFLSVGAFVYIKLNGVPAQHFGYYFGLNIIFLFIMATINSQCVRKYGPLKMLHIGLFIQFVVGLWLLFSTLFDLGFISLVMGVAIYISGISMITSNTMAVVLDDYPHMAGTVSSLAGTIRFSIAASVGAILSLLPEENAWPMVGSMALCVTLAMMLIIYARSESYK, encoded by the coding sequence GTGCAACAACAGCGTTCGTCCTATTTGGGATTAGTTTTGATCCTTGGTTTGCTTTCTATGTTAATGCCATTGGCAATTGATATGTATTTGCCGAGTATGCCAACGATTGCTGAGAGTTTTGGTGTCAGTGATGGTTTGGTACAGATGACGTTGAGTAGCTATATTTTGGGTTTTGCTATTGGACAAATGATTTATGGGCCAATGTCGGATAGCTTAGGACGTAAGCCAGTCATTTTGGGAGGTGTCATTGTTTTTGCTATCTCTTCTGCTGCATGTGCTTTAGCGCAAGATATTGATACCTTTATTTCCATGCGTTTCTTACATGGATTTTCTGCTGCGGCTGCCGGTGTTGTCATCAATGCTTTGATGCGCGATAGATTCACAAAAGAGGAGTTTTCCCGCAGCATGTCTTTTGTGACATTGGTGATGATCATCGCCCCGTTATTGGCTCCCATGTTGGGTGGGATATTGATGGTATGGTTTAACTGGCATGCTATTTTCTGGTCGATTGCCCTGGTTGCAGTCATTACTGTTACCCTAGTGGCTCTCTTCATAGAAGAGACATTACCTAAAGAGAAAAGGCAAAAATTTAACTTAAAAACTACTGTAAGACAGTTCGTCATGCTGTTTCGGCAACGCCAGGTACTTTGTTACATCTTAGCGAGTGGTTTTTCCTTTGCTGGAATGTTCTCTTTTCTCAGTGTTGGGGCATTTGTATACATCAAATTGAACGGTGTACCTGCGCAGCATTTTGGTTATTATTTCGGGCTGAATATTATTTTTCTGTTCATCATGGCAACTATCAATAGTCAGTGTGTACGCAAATATGGCCCATTAAAAATGTTGCATATTGGGCTGTTTATTCAATTTGTCGTGGGATTATGGTTATTGTTTAGCACCTTGTTTGATCTGGGATTTATTTCTCTGGTTATGGGCGTTGCCATTTATATCAGCGGAATTTCCATGATTACGTCTAACACGATGGCTGTTGTGTTGGACGATTATCCCCACATGGCCGGAACAGTTTCTTCACTGGCAGGAACCATCCGTTTTAGCATCGCTGCATCGGTGGGCGCTATTTTGTCTCTATTGCCTGAGGAGAATGCCTGGCCGATGGTAGGCTCAATGGCATTATGTGTGACATTAGCAATGATGCTTATTATCTATGCACGTAGTGAATCGTATAAATAA
- the rsuA gene encoding 16S rRNA pseudouridine(516) synthase RsuA: MRLDKFLSQQLGISRNDVGRELRAGLVTVDDEVIKTGAYKLKPNQQVAYDGTILQQLNGPRYFMLNKPQGYVCSTDDPANPTILYFIDEPVAHKLHSAGRLDIDTTGLVLLTDDGQWSHRITSPKHHCEKTYLVTLEHPVSGDTAQKFLAGVQLNGEKTLTKPAQMEIIEPQRVRLTISEGRYHQVKRMFAAVGNHVVALHRERIGEIYLDPALEPGEYRALTDNEINSIQMPTP, encoded by the coding sequence ATGCGATTGGATAAATTTTTATCACAACAATTAGGTATTAGCCGCAACGATGTGGGGCGCGAGTTGCGGGCAGGGCTAGTCACTGTCGATGATGAGGTCATCAAAACAGGAGCCTATAAATTGAAGCCTAATCAGCAAGTTGCCTATGATGGCACGATATTGCAACAACTCAATGGTCCACGTTATTTCATGCTGAATAAACCCCAGGGATATGTATGTTCGACAGATGATCCGGCAAACCCGACAATTTTGTATTTTATCGATGAGCCTGTTGCTCATAAATTACATTCAGCAGGGCGTTTGGATATCGATACGACAGGGTTGGTTTTGTTGACTGATGATGGTCAATGGTCGCACCGTATTACATCCCCTAAACATCACTGCGAAAAAACTTATCTTGTGACATTGGAACATCCAGTCTCTGGGGATACTGCGCAAAAATTTTTGGCAGGGGTGCAGTTAAATGGGGAAAAAACACTGACAAAACCCGCACAAATGGAAATTATCGAGCCTCAACGTGTTCGTTTGACTATTAGCGAAGGACGTTATCACCAAGTAAAACGCATGTTTGCCGCAGTGGGAAATCATGTTGTTGCTCTTCATCGGGAGCGAATCGGCGAAATTTATCTCGATCCGGCATTAGAGCCAGGAGAATATCGGGCGCTGACTGATAATGAGATCAACAGCATACAAATGCCAACCCCTTAA
- a CDS encoding DEAD/DEAH box helicase: MAFTLRPYQQEAVDATIRYFRQHRDPAVIVLPTGAGKSLVIAELAKLAHGRVLVLAHVKELVAQNHSKYCAYGLDADIFSAGLNQKQSTGKVVFGSIQSIARNLDCFDHHFSLLIIDECHRISDDENSQYQQIIQQLRKNNPQIRILGLTATPYRLSAGWIYQYHYHGMIRGDERSFFRDCIYDLPLRYMIKHHFLVSPERLDMPVMQYDFSQVRTSQQGIFNEAELNRELKRQKRITPHIIRQIIEYAQNRKGVMIFAATVEHAKEIFQLLPTGQAAFVSADTLPSERDHLITAFKEQQLRYMVNVAVLTTGFDAPHVDLIAILRPTESISLYQQIVGRGLRLFPDKKDCLILDYAGNPHDLYTPEIGNSKPNSQSQPVQVFCPICQFANTFWGICTTDGEIVEHFGRRCQGWEEDENGKRQQCDFRFRFKSCPHCGAENDIAARRCHRCEEVLVDPDDMLKAALKLKDALVLRCGGMQLTPGHDNKGEWLKITYYDEDGADVSELFRLSTSAQKKVFELQFLRQHQRAPGTVFHWRAAADVANQFSLLRHPDFVVARKKGQFWQIREKIFDYQGRFRRADDLY, from the coding sequence ATGGCTTTTACTTTACGTCCTTATCAACAAGAAGCGGTAGACGCAACCATTCGCTATTTTCGCCAGCACAGAGATCCCGCCGTTATTGTTTTACCAACAGGGGCAGGTAAAAGCCTTGTCATCGCGGAATTGGCAAAGCTGGCTCATGGTCGTGTTTTGGTACTGGCACATGTCAAAGAACTTGTTGCGCAGAATCACAGCAAATATTGTGCTTATGGATTGGATGCAGATATCTTTTCCGCAGGGCTAAATCAAAAACAAAGTACAGGAAAAGTGGTTTTTGGCAGTATTCAGTCTATTGCCCGCAACCTGGATTGCTTTGACCACCATTTTTCACTGCTAATCATCGATGAATGCCACCGCATCAGTGATGACGAAAACAGCCAATACCAACAAATTATCCAACAACTTCGAAAAAACAATCCCCAAATCCGCATCTTGGGTTTAACCGCAACACCTTATCGTCTTAGTGCTGGCTGGATATATCAATATCATTATCATGGCATGATCCGTGGTGATGAACGTAGTTTCTTTCGCGATTGTATTTATGATCTTCCATTGCGTTATATGATTAAGCATCATTTTCTGGTTTCTCCAGAAAGATTGGACATGCCTGTAATGCAATATGATTTCAGTCAGGTACGAACCAGTCAGCAAGGGATATTCAATGAAGCAGAATTAAATCGGGAGCTTAAACGCCAAAAGCGTATCACTCCTCATATCATTAGACAGATCATTGAATATGCACAAAATCGAAAAGGTGTGATGATTTTCGCCGCGACAGTCGAACATGCCAAAGAAATCTTCCAATTGCTGCCTACAGGACAAGCCGCATTTGTCAGCGCAGATACCCTACCATCTGAACGGGATCACTTAATTACGGCATTCAAAGAACAGCAACTCCGCTATATGGTCAATGTTGCCGTACTCACAACAGGATTCGATGCTCCCCATGTTGATTTAATCGCCATATTGCGCCCAACAGAATCGATCAGCCTTTATCAGCAGATCGTCGGGCGCGGCTTACGTTTATTTCCTGACAAAAAAGATTGCTTGATTTTAGATTATGCAGGCAATCCCCACGACCTTTACACACCTGAAATCGGTAACAGTAAACCCAACTCACAAAGCCAGCCCGTCCAGGTATTTTGCCCTATCTGTCAATTTGCGAATACTTTCTGGGGGATATGCACGACAGATGGAGAGATCGTTGAGCATTTTGGGCGACGCTGCCAAGGTTGGGAAGAAGACGAAAATGGGAAACGTCAACAATGTGATTTTCGTTTCCGTTTTAAATCATGCCCCCATTGTGGTGCAGAAAACGATATCGCGGCCCGACGCTGTCATCGTTGTGAAGAAGTGCTCGTCGATCCCGATGATATGCTGAAAGCCGCTCTAAAACTAAAAGATGCCCTGGTGCTGCGTTGTGGTGGTATGCAATTAACACCAGGTCACGACAATAAAGGAGAATGGCTAAAAATCACCTATTACGATGAAGATGGTGCGGACGTATCTGAATTGTTCCGTTTATCGACCTCGGCCCAAAAGAAAGTGTTTGAACTGCAATTCCTTCGCCAACATCAACGTGCACCAGGAACCGTTTTTCACTGGAGAGCCGCGGCAGACGTTGCTAATCAATTTTCTTTATTGCGTCATCCTGATTTTGTTGTCGCGCGTAAAAAAGGGCAATTTTGGCAAATTAGAGAAAAGATTTTTGACTATCAAGGGCGATTTAGACGGGCTGATGACTTGTACTAA
- the rplY gene encoding 50S ribosomal protein L25: MLTINAEVRKEQGKGASRRLRRANKFPAIIYGGNQEPVSIELDHDAVINHESKPEFYEVLTLVVDGKETKVKVQAVQRHPFKPKLTHIDFLRA, from the coding sequence ATGTTAACTATTAATGCAGAAGTACGTAAAGAGCAGGGCAAAGGTGCGAGCCGCCGCCTGCGTAGAGCTAACAAGTTTCCAGCAATCATCTATGGTGGTAACCAAGAGCCAGTTTCTATCGAACTGGATCACGATGCAGTTATCAACCACGAAAGCAAACCAGAATTTTACGAAGTTTTGACTCTGGTTGTTGATGGTAAAGAAACTAAAGTTAAAGTGCAGGCAGTACAGCGTCATCCGTTTAAACCTAAACTGACGCATATCGATTTCCTGCGTGCTTAA
- the yejK gene encoding nucleoid-associated protein YejK, whose translation MSLEITQIALHRLIKRDEQTLEVILRDALLDTNQVVEEMMAELHRVYSAKSKAYGLFNEESELAGSLRHLRKGDDDFLGFSRAATVRLKDELAKYPFAEGGTVLFCQYRYLAVEYLLIAVLNSCNSTSVNDELDVNTTQYLDIPHADIIARIDLTEWETNPESSRYLTFLKGRVGRKVSDFFMDFLAASEGMNAKVQNKGLLQALDDYCESAQLDKNERQAYRQQVYGYCNEQLQAGEEIKLQELSQELPALGEQNFQQFSQEKGYELEESFPADRGTLRQLTKFAGSGGGLTINFDAMLMGERIFWDPVTDTLTIKGTPPNLRDQLQRHGGNR comes from the coding sequence ATGAGTCTGGAAATTACCCAGATCGCGTTACATCGGTTGATTAAACGTGATGAACAGACGTTGGAAGTGATTTTGCGTGATGCTTTGCTGGATACCAACCAAGTGGTTGAAGAGATGATGGCAGAGTTGCATCGTGTATACAGCGCGAAAAGTAAAGCTTACGGTTTGTTCAATGAAGAAAGTGAGCTGGCGGGATCACTCCGTCATCTACGTAAAGGAGATGACGATTTTCTCGGTTTTAGTCGGGCTGCAACTGTTCGCTTAAAAGATGAGCTGGCGAAGTATCCGTTTGCCGAAGGGGGAACGGTGTTGTTTTGCCAATATCGTTATCTTGCCGTGGAATATTTACTGATTGCTGTTCTTAACAGCTGTAATAGCACATCCGTCAATGATGAACTTGATGTAAATACAACACAATATCTTGATATTCCCCATGCTGATATCATTGCAAGAATCGATCTAACTGAATGGGAAACCAATCCTGAATCCAGCCGCTATCTGACTTTTTTAAAAGGACGGGTAGGGCGCAAGGTTTCAGACTTTTTTATGGATTTTCTCGCCGCCAGTGAAGGTATGAATGCCAAAGTTCAAAATAAAGGTTTGTTGCAGGCTTTAGATGATTATTGTGAGTCGGCACAGTTAGATAAAAATGAACGCCAGGCTTATCGTCAGCAAGTTTATGGTTACTGTAATGAACAGTTACAGGCGGGCGAGGAGATTAAGTTACAAGAACTCTCCCAAGAGTTACCCGCGTTGGGTGAGCAAAACTTTCAGCAATTTTCGCAGGAAAAGGGCTATGAATTGGAAGAAAGCTTTCCTGCTGATCGCGGAACGTTACGCCAACTAACAAAATTTGCAGGCAGTGGTGGAGGATTAACCATTAACTTTGATGCTATGTTGATGGGAGAACGCATTTTTTGGGACCCAGTCACAGATACATTGACGATTAAGGGAACACCACCGAATCTGCGCGATCAACTGCAACGCCATGGTGGTAATCGCTAG
- a CDS encoding YejL family protein, protein MPQSSRYSDEKVEHLLTELVNVFEKDHTPTDLTLMVLGNMVTNLINTSIAPAQRRHIADSFAHALQSSINEDKAH, encoded by the coding sequence ATGCCACAGTCATCTCGCTATAGCGATGAAAAAGTTGAACATTTATTAACTGAATTAGTAAATGTTTTCGAGAAAGACCATACTCCAACTGACCTAACCTTGATGGTTTTGGGTAATATGGTAACAAATTTGATCAATACGAGTATTGCTCCTGCCCAACGCAGACATATCGCAGACTCGTTTGCACACGCGTTGCAATCTTCAATCAACGAAGATAAAGCGCATTAA
- the yejM gene encoding LPS biosynthesis-modulating metalloenzyme YejM: protein MVTSCQHYREKVSQMISWGHWFALFNIMFSLVLGSRYLFASDWPGSLFGRIYALVSWLGHFSFIVFAIYLLILFPLTFIVMSQRLMRFLSATLATASLTLLIFDSSIYVRFHLHLTPLVWDLVTNPEQGELAREWQLMFICIPLIFLIQMLFGTWSWQKLRSLNRQRFGKPLAAVFITAFVASHLMYIWADANFYRPITMQRSNLPISYPMTARKFLERHGLLDQQEFQRRVNQQGNPTALSVNYPLNNLSYQDTGRGYNLLLLVVDGLDHQDITHDMPTLEHFAQNNIQFTQHFSTGMQDDTALFGLFYGISSGYLDGILNARKSSALIDALTHQGYQFGLFSSDGFQTPLYRQAILTDYSLPEAKRQNDDVTVRQWSQWLDLRNDSTPWFSFLDINGFVPSSGKFDKKALDTEISHVLEVLKTKGALDKTIIVITAKQSKDTAGNSAKWFTGDKFNREQLHVPLIIQWPGTPAQTIDKLTSHQDIMTTLMRRLLHVTNSPEDYSQGEDLFNAQRENPWLITGDNGSLIVTMAQNTVYLSKDGEYHLYDLDGNEIQDAKPNLAQLLQILTEVKRFLAN, encoded by the coding sequence ATGGTGACTAGCTGTCAGCATTACCGCGAAAAAGTTTCTCAGATGATCAGTTGGGGGCACTGGTTCGCACTGTTCAACATTATGTTCAGTCTTGTGCTGGGCAGTCGCTATCTATTTGCATCTGATTGGCCGGGTTCACTGTTTGGTCGCATCTACGCGCTGGTCAGTTGGCTTGGCCATTTCAGTTTCATTGTCTTTGCCATCTATTTACTTATTCTATTTCCGCTGACATTTATCGTTATGTCTCAGCGGCTAATGAGGTTTCTTTCGGCCACGTTGGCAACAGCAAGTTTAACACTACTGATATTTGATTCCTCCATCTATGTTCGCTTTCATCTGCATTTAACTCCACTGGTTTGGGATTTAGTCACCAACCCAGAACAAGGTGAATTAGCAAGAGAATGGCAACTGATGTTTATCTGTATTCCTTTGATTTTTCTAATACAGATGCTTTTTGGCACATGGAGTTGGCAAAAGTTACGTAGCCTGAACCGTCAACGATTTGGTAAGCCACTGGCTGCAGTATTCATTACTGCTTTTGTCGCTTCACACCTCATGTACATCTGGGCAGATGCTAATTTCTACCGCCCAATTACCATGCAACGCTCAAACTTACCCATTTCTTATCCAATGACCGCCCGCAAGTTCCTTGAAAGACATGGCCTATTGGATCAGCAAGAATTTCAACGCCGCGTTAATCAACAAGGCAATCCCACCGCCTTGAGTGTCAATTATCCGCTGAATAATTTATCTTATCAGGACACTGGGCGCGGTTATAACTTACTTCTGCTTGTCGTGGATGGGCTGGATCATCAAGACATTACCCATGATATGCCAACTCTGGAACATTTCGCGCAGAACAATATCCAGTTCACTCAGCATTTCAGTACAGGTATGCAAGATGACACGGCATTATTTGGTTTATTCTATGGCATATCATCAGGCTATCTGGACGGCATTCTTAACGCCAGAAAATCCTCAGCACTTATTGATGCCTTGACACATCAAGGGTATCAATTTGGCCTCTTTTCTTCGGATGGATTTCAGACACCCCTTTATCGCCAGGCCATACTGACCGACTATTCATTGCCAGAAGCTAAAAGACAAAATGATGACGTGACAGTGAGGCAATGGAGCCAATGGTTAGATCTGCGCAATGATTCCACACCTTGGTTCTCATTTCTGGATATTAACGGCTTTGTACCTTCGTCCGGAAAATTTGATAAGAAAGCGCTGGATACTGAAATCAGCCATGTTTTAGAAGTCCTGAAAACTAAAGGCGCCTTAGATAAAACAATCATTGTGATTACAGCTAAACAGAGTAAAGACACAGCAGGTAACAGTGCAAAATGGTTTACGGGTGATAAATTCAATCGTGAACAGCTCCATGTCCCCCTGATAATTCAGTGGCCAGGCACTCCAGCACAGACTATCGATAAGTTGACTAGCCATCAAGATATCATGACAACCTTAATGCGCCGTTTATTGCACGTTACTAATTCTCCTGAAGATTATTCCCAAGGTGAAGATCTTTTTAATGCCCAAAGAGAAAATCCATGGCTTATTACAGGCGATAACGGTTCATTAATTGTTACAATGGCCCAAAATACTGTCTATCTCTCCAAAGATGGAGAGTATCATCTGTATGATTTAGATGGTAATGAAATTCAGGATGCCAAACCAAACCTCGCCCAGTTATTACAAATATTAACGGAAGTGAAACGATTTTTAGCAAACTAA
- a CDS encoding AAC(3) family N-acetyltransferase gives MGNNAEYFVEKHSLDYGYGNDSPFAKLVECQGKILMIGAPYETMSLLHHAEHLANIPNKRIRKMEIPLLQDNQVEWVMLEEFDTVDPVCERFNQDYFKDIVEHFCHEHSEVIIKGTIGAANTLLVPAKEILDYAVHWMESYRS, from the coding sequence ATTGGGAATAATGCTGAGTATTTCGTAGAGAAGCATTCATTAGATTATGGCTATGGCAATGATTCACCATTTGCAAAATTGGTAGAGTGTCAGGGAAAAATTCTTATGATTGGCGCTCCATATGAAACCATGAGTCTTTTGCATCATGCTGAACATTTAGCAAATATTCCCAACAAGCGTATTAGGAAAATGGAGATCCCACTATTGCAAGATAACCAAGTAGAATGGGTGATGTTAGAGGAATTTGATACTGTAGATCCTGTTTGTGAACGATTTAATCAAGATTATTTTAAAGATATCGTTGAACATTTTTGTCATGAACATTCAGAGGTTATTATTAAAGGCACTATTGGAGCGGCTAATACACTATTAGTGCCTGCTAAAGAGATATTGGATTATGCCGTACATTGGATGGAGAGTTATCGGTCGTGA